A single genomic interval of Fimbriimonadaceae bacterium harbors:
- a CDS encoding PEP-CTERM sorting domain-containing protein — translation MKGRFGVACLAGAVLAGQASATIVNISTHLGANPVEVTVGSIKHVGVTLSLGPGTHTVTPIDTSGGGAYTAANRFSQVNLPFKGWEWNVFVSTDGGLTGVKHGYGGGSPSNDDPYQATAAAAFAAAPAPFLLTYGSATDVTFFWLDDNFGDNTGGISIDVSSPVPEPFTLSLVGLALATAVRRRRKLA, via the coding sequence ATGAAAGGAAGGTTCGGAGTTGCGTGCCTTGCAGGGGCCGTGCTGGCGGGTCAGGCGTCCGCGACCATCGTCAACATCAGCACGCATCTGGGTGCGAATCCCGTCGAGGTGACGGTCGGCTCGATCAAGCACGTCGGGGTGACCCTCTCGCTCGGGCCCGGGACCCACACCGTGACCCCGATCGACACCTCCGGCGGGGGCGCTTACACGGCAGCAAACCGGTTCAGCCAAGTCAACCTCCCCTTCAAGGGCTGGGAGTGGAACGTGTTCGTCTCTACCGACGGCGGGCTGACAGGAGTCAAGCACGGGTATGGAGGCGGGTCGCCCTCGAACGATGACCCGTACCAGGCGACCGCCGCCGCCGCGTTTGCGGCGGCTCCGGCCCCGTTTCTGTTGACCTACGGTTCAGCGACGGACGTCACGTTCTTCTGGCTGGACGACAACTTCGGGGACAACACGGGAGGCATCTCAATCGATGTCAGCAGCCCCGTCCCAGAGCCCTTCACGCTGAGCCTTGTCGGGCTCGCGCTGGCAACCGCCGTGCGCCGTCGGCGCAAGCTGGCCTGA
- a CDS encoding Gfo/Idh/MocA family oxidoreductase → MAENPSRRDILRASAAGAFTFALPVFGATHKPPKSPQKVRFGCIGVSGKGDSDTADANRLGVVVAICDADRNRLADAMKKYPDARPFTDYRYMYRHMGDSIDAVTVSTPDHNHGLATAMALMMGKHAFCQKPLTRTVWETRRLGELARKNRLATQMGNQGTANDELRRAAMAVKGGAIGVVKEVHVWTDRAEGWWPQGVGHPMPDVKPASVDWDSWLGPAPIRHFSNAYHPFKWRGWWDFGAGALGDMGCHVMNLPFMALDLRDPIAIRAEVSDHNDETFPRWSIIHYEFGERNGRAPLNLTWYDGGKKPSQDYVPGVQYTGGGVIIVGSTGTLYVPGEHGGGATIVGKGTPQAEFEKSPGHFEEFINAIQGGKPAMSNFPDYACPLTETVVLGNLAVWAPGERLEWDAANMRVKGRPDLDSKLKPTYRENWDF, encoded by the coding sequence ATGGCCGAGAACCCCTCCCGTCGCGATATCCTCCGCGCCTCCGCCGCAGGAGCCTTCACGTTTGCTTTGCCCGTCTTCGGAGCGACCCACAAGCCGCCCAAATCGCCGCAGAAGGTCCGGTTCGGATGCATCGGCGTGAGCGGCAAGGGCGACAGCGATACCGCCGACGCGAACCGCCTGGGCGTCGTGGTCGCGATCTGCGACGCCGACCGCAACCGGCTGGCGGACGCGATGAAGAAGTATCCGGACGCCCGGCCGTTCACCGACTACCGGTACATGTACCGCCACATGGGCGACAGCATCGACGCCGTCACCGTCAGCACGCCCGACCACAACCACGGGCTCGCCACGGCGATGGCGCTCATGATGGGCAAGCACGCCTTCTGCCAAAAGCCGCTCACGCGCACGGTCTGGGAAACGCGCCGCCTGGGCGAGCTCGCGCGCAAGAACCGACTCGCCACCCAGATGGGCAACCAGGGCACCGCGAACGACGAACTTCGCCGCGCGGCCATGGCCGTCAAAGGCGGCGCCATCGGCGTCGTGAAAGAGGTCCACGTCTGGACCGACCGCGCCGAAGGCTGGTGGCCGCAAGGCGTCGGACACCCGATGCCCGACGTGAAGCCCGCCTCGGTGGACTGGGACTCCTGGCTCGGGCCCGCGCCGATTCGCCACTTCTCCAACGCGTATCACCCGTTCAAGTGGCGCGGCTGGTGGGACTTCGGCGCCGGTGCCCTCGGCGACATGGGCTGCCACGTCATGAACCTGCCGTTCATGGCGCTGGATCTGCGCGACCCCATCGCCATCCGAGCCGAGGTGTCCGACCACAACGACGAGACCTTCCCGCGCTGGTCGATCATCCACTACGAGTTCGGCGAGCGCAACGGACGCGCCCCCTTGAACTTGACCTGGTACGACGGCGGCAAGAAGCCGTCGCAGGACTACGTGCCCGGCGTGCAGTACACCGGCGGCGGCGTGATCATCGTGGGATCGACCGGAACGCTCTACGTTCCCGGCGAACACGGAGGCGGCGCGACGATCGTCGGCAAAGGCACCCCCCAGGCGGAGTTCGAGAAGTCGCCCGGACACTTCGAGGAGTTCATCAACGCGATCCAGGGCGGCAAGCCCGCGATGTCGAACTTTCCCGACTACGCCTGCCCGCTGACCGAGACGGTCGTGCTCGGCAACCTCGCGGTGTGGGCGCCCGGAGAGAGGCTCGAGTGGGACGCCGCGAACATGCGCGTCAAGGGCCGCCCGGACCTGGACTCGAAACTGAAGCCGACGTATCGGGAGAACTGGGACTTCTAA
- a CDS encoding caspase family protein, whose product MARALLFLAALVVALPCARADVSRRHVLVIVVDNVGGDSKLPQAVENGIELKNTLAKLDGVTVKGTSFNEGREAIARAVQNLAAGAGSDDGLTLYYLGHGFKSGGSSYWATVDTRADAGRPTSTEGSISTEDLYNWLKGTKASEIVVFNDACRNLAAGAVSGDGWNGFASRLAAAVPPGADKRRVLVVHATRDNEVGLSHPDAGGSLLCRFVIEAAQGRAGKFADLDREGSEVRTPRLQEYVSERYKSFRTKFRNARVEPEFEAANLPGDGLHFCGTPERPEEFVRPGTFDRDKFWKSLNAFYGDAASKFRTLAGAELQELNVLRRGRPKLVESKRGFPGAEATWLVDNRSGYTFYAVLGLYPTENDAYGVATKFCETLRFKEAQGTEQVGILGGLPDLSKIDLGDVIDILGGKSRRPTNANPNAPKWMWTKERFPQVVTLRRRDQNGASVYVKIGMVEPTPEYLLVTQRIANLQEAQQYQDQRILLVTIQAF is encoded by the coding sequence ATGGCACGCGCACTGCTCTTCCTCGCGGCCCTGGTCGTGGCGCTTCCTTGCGCCCGCGCCGACGTTTCGCGGCGCCACGTCTTGGTCATCGTCGTGGACAACGTCGGGGGTGACTCCAAACTCCCGCAAGCCGTCGAGAACGGCATCGAACTCAAAAACACACTCGCCAAGCTGGACGGGGTGACCGTCAAGGGGACGTCCTTCAACGAAGGGCGCGAGGCCATCGCCCGCGCGGTGCAGAACCTGGCGGCGGGAGCCGGCTCCGACGACGGCCTCACGCTCTACTACCTCGGACACGGGTTCAAGAGCGGAGGTTCGAGCTACTGGGCCACCGTGGACACCCGCGCCGACGCCGGCCGCCCCACCTCGACCGAAGGCAGCATTTCGACCGAGGACCTCTACAACTGGCTCAAGGGCACTAAGGCGAGCGAGATCGTGGTGTTCAACGACGCGTGCCGCAACCTCGCCGCAGGCGCCGTCAGCGGCGATGGATGGAACGGATTCGCCAGCCGACTCGCCGCGGCCGTCCCCCCGGGAGCGGACAAGCGGCGCGTGCTCGTCGTGCATGCGACCCGCGACAACGAAGTGGGACTGTCCCACCCGGACGCGGGCGGCAGCCTTCTTTGCCGGTTCGTGATCGAGGCAGCCCAAGGACGAGCGGGGAAGTTCGCCGACTTGGACCGCGAAGGCTCGGAAGTGCGCACGCCGCGCCTTCAGGAGTACGTGTCCGAGCGGTACAAGTCGTTCCGGACGAAGTTCCGGAACGCACGCGTCGAACCGGAATTCGAAGCCGCGAACCTGCCGGGGGACGGGCTCCACTTCTGCGGAACGCCCGAACGGCCCGAGGAGTTTGTGCGCCCGGGAACCTTCGACCGGGACAAATTCTGGAAGTCCCTCAACGCCTTTTACGGAGATGCGGCTTCGAAATTCCGGACCCTCGCGGGTGCCGAACTGCAGGAGCTGAACGTCCTCCGCCGCGGTCGCCCGAAACTCGTCGAATCCAAACGGGGCTTTCCAGGTGCCGAAGCGACTTGGCTCGTGGACAACCGCTCCGGTTACACGTTCTATGCCGTGCTTGGCCTTTATCCCACGGAAAACGACGCTTACGGGGTGGCAACGAAGTTCTGCGAAACCCTCCGGTTCAAAGAGGCCCAAGGCACCGAGCAGGTGGGGATTCTGGGCGGCCTTCCCGACCTGTCGAAGATCGATCTGGGCGACGTGATCGACATCCTCGGAGGCAAGTCGAGACGGCCGACCAATGCGAACCCCAATGCCCCCAAGTGGATGTGGACCAAGGAGCGGTTTCCCCAGGTGGTGACCCTGCGGCGGCGCGATCAGAACGGGGCGTCCGTGTACGTCAAGATCGGCATGGTGGAACCCACACCGGAGTACCTTCTTGTCACCCAGCGCATCGCCAACCTCCAGGAAGCTCAGCAGTACCAGGACCAGCGAATTCTGCTCGTCACCATTCAGGCCTTCTGA